From Penaeus monodon isolate SGIC_2016 chromosome 6, NSTDA_Pmon_1, whole genome shotgun sequence, the proteins below share one genomic window:
- the LOC119573949 gene encoding casein kinase I-like: MAESAVLISPLEVDDLELTKISVLGNGAFGYVDLVLYDGQECALKIGLAESVLPSFENERKMMELVAGAGGAPRVLAFCPETPALVMTFCGGKDLIDVVEKRLYHDERDLLTIALQLTQAVQELHQKGVVHCDLKPDNVVVEMDDEGRPQKVHVIDFGFARLIGGKQRPKKTPSPKEWYCKCFYSGDELSLACDMPGLGFIVHYLLRAMLKMRRSVRRS; the protein is encoded by the coding sequence ATGGCAGAATCAGCTGTGTTAATTTCCCCGCTCGAGGTGGACGACCTGGAGCTCACTAAGATTTCAGTCCTAGGAAACGGCGCATTTGGCTACGTCGACCTCGTCCTCTACGACGGCCAAGAGTGCGCGCTCAAGATCGGGTTGGCGGAGAGTGTCCtccccagtttcgagaacgagcGCAAGATGATGGAACTCGTAGCGGGCGCTGGAGGAGCACCTCGTGTCCTGGCCTTCTGCCCGGAAACCCCGGCTCTCGTCATGACATTCTGTGGCGGGAAGGACCTGATCGACGTCGTGGAGAAGCGGCTTTACCATGACGAGCGGGATCTCCTGACGATCGCCCTCCAGCTGACCCAAGCCGTCCAGGAACTGCACCAGAAGGGCGTCGTCCACTGCGACTTGAAGCCCGATAACGTCGTCGTGGAGATGGACGACGAAGGACGACCTCAGAAGGTGCATGTGATCGACTTCGGCTTCGCACGACTCATCGGTGGCAAGCAAAGGCCGAAGaagaccccctcccccaaggAATGGTACTGCAAGTGCTTCTACTCGGGGGACGAACTCAGCCTCGCGTGCGACATGCCAGGGCTAGGTTTCATCGTCCACTACCTGTTACGGGCCATGCTCAAAATGCGTAGGAGCGTAAGGAGATCCTAG
- the LOC119573950 gene encoding casein kinase I homolog 1-like — MAESAVLISPLEVDDLELTKISVLGNGAFGYVDLVLYDGQECALKIGLAESVLPSFENERKMMELVAGAGGAPRVLAFCPETPALVMTFCGGKDLIDVVEKRLYHDERDLLTIALQLTQAVQELHQKGVVHCDLKPDNVVVEMDDEGRPQKVHVIDFGFARLIGGKQRPKKTRSPKEWYCKCFYSGDELSLACDMPGLGFIVHYLLRAMLKMRRERKEILARTSTPDHDQRLGIKGLRALLQRLL; from the coding sequence ATGGCAGAATCAGCTGTGTTAATTTCCCCGCTCGAGGTGGACGACCTGGAGCTCACTAAGATTTCAGTCCTAGGAAACGGCGCATTTGGCTACGTCGACCTCGTCCTCTACGACGGCCAAGAGTGCGCGCTCAAGATCGGGTTGGCGGAGAGTGTCCtccccagtttcgagaacgagcGCAAGATGATGGAACTCGTAGCGGGCGCTGGAGGAGCACCTCGTGTCCTGGCCTTCTGCCCGGAAACCCCGGCTCTCGTCATGACATTCTGTGGCGGGAAGGACCTGATCGACGTCGTGGAGAAGCGGCTTTACCATGACGAGCGGGATCTCCTGACGATCGCCCTCCAGCTGACCCAAGCCGTCCAAGAACTGCACCAGAAGGGCGTCGTCCACTGCGACTTGAAGCCCGATAACGTCGTCGTGGAGATGGACGACGAAGGACGACCTCAGAAGGTGCATGTGATCGACTTCGGCTTCGCACGACTCATCGGTGGCAAGCAAAGGCCGAAGAAGACCCGCTCCCCCAAGGAATGGTACTGCAAGTGCTTCTACTCGGGGGACGAACTCAGCCTCGCGTGCGACATGCCAGGGCTAGGTTTCATCGTCCACTACCTGTTACGGGCCATGCTCAAAATGCGTAGGGAGCGTAAGGAGATCCTAGCCAGGACCTCAACGCCTGATCATGACCAACGCCTTGGGATTAAGGGGTTGAGAGCCCTTCTCCAGCGCCTTCTCTGA